A region from the Sorex araneus isolate mSorAra2 chromosome 6, mSorAra2.pri, whole genome shotgun sequence genome encodes:
- the NDUFV1 gene encoding NADH dehydrogenase [ubiquinone] flavoprotein 1, mitochondrial has translation MLAARRLLGGSLPARVTVRFSGDTAAPKKTSFGSLKDEDRIFTNLYGRHEWRLKGAQSRGDWYKTKEILLKGPDWILGEIKTSGLRGRGGAGFPTGLKWSFMNKPSDGRPKYLVVNADEGEPGTCKDREIMRHDPHKLVEGCLVGGRAMGARAAYIYIRGEFYNEASNLQVAIREAYDAGLIGRNACDSGYDFDVFVVRGAGAYICGEETALIESIEGKQGKPRLKPPFPADVGVFGCPTTVANVETVSVAPTICRRGGAWFASFGRERNSGTKLFNISGHVNHPCTVEEEMSVPLKELIEKHAGGVTGGWDNLLAVIPGGSSTPLIPKSVCETVLMDFDSLVQAQTGLGTAAVIVMDRSTDIVKAIARLIEFYKHESCGQCTPCREGVDWMNKVMARFVRGDARPAEIDSLWEISKQIEGHTICALGDGAAWPVQGLIRHFRPELEERMQRFEQQTQRAAS, from the exons ATGCTGGCGGCGCGGCGGCTGCTCGGCGGGTCGCTCCCCGCGCGGGTGACTGTGCGATTCAGCGGCGACACG GCAGCGCCCAAGAAAACCTCGTTTGGCTCGCTGAAGGATGAAGACCGAATTTTCACCAACCTCTACGGCCGGCACGAGTGGAG GCTCAAGGGGGCCCAGAGTCGGGGCGACTGGTACAAGACCAAGGAGATCCTGCTCAAGGGACCCGACTGGATCCTGGGAGAGATCAAGACGTCGGGCCTGCGGGGCCGCGGCGGCGCCGGCTTCCCCACGGGCCTCAAGTGGAGCTTCATGAACAAGCCCTCGGACGGCAG GCCCAAGTACCTGGTGGTGAATGCAGACGAGGGGGAGCCGGGCACCTGCAAGGACCGGGAGATCATGCGCCACGACCCCCACAAGCTGGTGGAGGGCTGCCTGGTCGGGGGCCGGGCCATGGGTGCCCGTGCCGCCTACATCTACATCCGCGGGGAGTTCTACAACGAGGCCTCAAACCTGCAG GTGGCCATCCGGGAGGCCTACGACGCTGGCCTCATCGGCCGCAATGCCTGCGACTCGGGCTATGACTTCGACGTGTTCGTGGTGCGTGGGGCGGGCGCCTACATCTGCGGGGAGGAGACGGCGCTCATCGAGTCCATCGAGGGCAAGCAGGGCAAGCCGCGCCTCAAGCCGCCCTTCCCCGCCGATGTGG GCGTCTTCGGCTGCCCCACCACGGTGGCCAACGTGGAGACCGTGTCCGTGGCCCCCACCATCTGCCGCCGTGGGGGCGCCTGGTTCGCCAGCTTCGGCCGGGAGCGTAACTCAGGCACCAAGCTGTTCAACATCTCGGGCCACGTCAACCACCCCTGCACGGTGGAGGAGGAGATGTCGGTGCCCCTGAAGGAGCTCATCGAGAAGCACGCGG GCGGTGTCACGGGGGGCTGGGACAATCTCCTGGCTGTGATCCCCGGCGGCTCGTCCACCCCGCTGATCCCCAAGTCCGTGTGTGAGACGGTGCTGATGGACTTCGACTCGCTGGTGCAGGCGCAGACGGGCCTGGGCACGGCCGCAGTCATCGTCATGGACCGCTCG ACGGACATCGTGAAGGCCATCGCCCGCCTGATCGAGTTCTACAAGCACGAGAGCTGCGGCCAGTGCACGCCGTGTCGGGAGG GTGTGGACTGGATGAACAAGGTGATGGCCCGCTTCGTGAGGGGCGACGCGCGGCCCGCCGAGATCGACTCCCTGTGGGAGATCAGCAAGCAGATCGAGGGCCACACCATCTGCGCGCTGGGCGATGGGGCCGCCTGGCCCGTGCAG ggctTGATCCGCCACTTCCGCCCAGAGCTGGAGGAACGGATGCAGCGGTTCGAGCAGCAGACGCAGCGAGCCGCGTCCTGA